In Erythrobacter litoralis HTCC2594, a single genomic region encodes these proteins:
- a CDS encoding helix-turn-helix transcriptional regulator: MKNRLKVLRAERDWSQQDLADRLGVSRQSVNAIETGRYDPSLPLAFRIADVFALRIEEIFQRETEE, translated from the coding sequence ATGAAGAACCGCCTCAAGGTCCTGCGCGCCGAGCGCGACTGGAGCCAGCAGGACCTTGCCGATCGGCTTGGTGTTTCGCGCCAGAGCGTGAATGCGATCGAGACGGGTCGCTACGACCCTTCGCTTCCGCTGGCGTTCAGGATTGCCGATGTATTCGCATTGCGGATCGAGGAGATCTTCCAGCGGGAGACGGAAGAATGA
- a CDS encoding alpha/beta fold hydrolase yields MSDVRYHTMPDGLRIAFRLLEGRGPTLVFLPGYMSDMSGGKASALFEWARGRGQACLLLDYSGCGMSDGQFADGTLSNWRDEVLALVDAYCEGPVIVIGSSMGGWLNLMVGLALGERLAGLVGIASAPDFTDWGRTDAEKAKLAAGETVFEDNPYGAESTPFHPGFWADGEASKLLEGEIALTCPVRLIHGQRDADVPWQISLRLAEALESRDVVVTLVKDGDHRLSREQDINRLLHIVGEVA; encoded by the coding sequence ATGAGCGACGTCCGATATCATACCATGCCCGATGGGCTGCGCATTGCCTTCCGCCTGCTGGAAGGGCGCGGCCCCACCCTTGTGTTCCTGCCCGGCTACATGTCCGACATGAGCGGCGGAAAGGCGAGCGCCTTGTTCGAATGGGCGCGCGGGCGGGGGCAGGCTTGCCTGTTGCTCGACTATTCCGGCTGCGGCATGAGCGACGGCCAATTTGCCGATGGCACGTTGAGCAACTGGCGGGACGAGGTCCTCGCGCTGGTCGATGCCTATTGCGAGGGGCCGGTGATTGTCATCGGTTCGTCGATGGGTGGCTGGCTCAACCTGATGGTCGGGCTGGCGCTGGGCGAGCGGTTGGCGGGGCTGGTCGGCATCGCCTCGGCCCCGGACTTCACCGACTGGGGGCGCACCGATGCCGAGAAGGCGAAGCTGGCGGCGGGCGAGACGGTGTTCGAGGACAATCCCTATGGCGCGGAGTCGACGCCCTTTCATCCCGGCTTCTGGGCCGACGGCGAGGCCAGCAAGCTGCTGGAGGGCGAGATCGCCCTCACCTGCCCTGTGCGCCTGATCCACGGTCAACGCGATGCCGACGTGCCGTGGCAGATCAGCCTGCGCCTTGCCGAAGCGCTCGAGTCGCGGGATGTCGTCGTGACGCTGGTGAAAGACGGCGACCACCGACTGTCGCGCGAGCAGGATATCAACCGCCTGCTGCACATTGTAGGAGAAGTGGCATGA